In one Takifugu flavidus isolate HTHZ2018 chromosome 9, ASM371156v2, whole genome shotgun sequence genomic region, the following are encoded:
- the LOC130531714 gene encoding protocadherin alpha-8-like: protein MGSKNRFRSSDRWMIFHVLFLLLCGKRAWADLRYSVPEEMKEGTVVGNVAKDLGLEKSSLADRRFRVVSGSKDGFFEVNPDNGALQIRRKIDREETCQGSGACLMELKIVVENPLEMHHIVVEITDVNDHSPSFSEKEQRFQIAEQTSPGTRFQLQAARDPDSGVNAIRTYTLSSNDHFDLETSQSEEDKTPFLVLKKYLDREKSKQHSLLVTAVDGGKPPRSGTLNISVIVLDNNDNRPVFIKDTYQIEINENVPAGTTITTVKAIDPDEGSNGEITYSLSKALMRKIYDIFELDGVSGRIILKGVLDFEENSIYKLDIEASDKGTPPLTGGCRVIVKIKDVNDNPPEIEVTSLSNTVPEDSKPGTVISLISVSDKDSGVNGKIILRINAGVPFALKPSYKENIYSIVTTEFLDREMISDYEIIIHAIDCGEPPLSTTQTLNIHISDVNDNCPHFIQNPFRFYLSENNIAGKPIFSVTATDKDANENAAISFNIVRGGSEHEVASFININSENGQISALKSFDFETLKTFQFQVVASDSGSPSLSSNVTVNVFILDQNDNAPVILYPVSSNGSAEGVEEIPRNVNAGHLVTKVRAYDADIGYNGWLLFSLQQVSDHSLFGLDRYTGQIRTLRSFTETDEAEHKLVILVKDNGNVSLSATATVMVKLVEPKEAFAASDLQSSAKDDEDSHVTFYLMITLGSVSVLFIISIIVLIAMQCSKSPDYTSKYLPETNYDGTLCHSIQYRSGDKRYMLVGPRMSIGSTIVPGSHANTLVLPDRRRNNEEVRT, encoded by the coding sequence ATGGGGAGCAAAAACCGATTTCGATCAAGTGACCGGTGGATGATTTTTCACGtcctttttctgctgctgtgtgggaaGCGAGCTTGGGCTGATTTGCGTTATTCGGTTccggaggagatgaaagaaggcACCGTTGTTGGCAACGTTGCAAAGGATCTTGGTCTCGAAAAATCCTCTCTGGCTGATCGGCGTTTCCGTGTTGTATCAGGATCTAAAGACggtttctttgaagtaaatccGGACAATGGTGCTTTACAGATTCGCAGGAAGATCGACAGGGAGGAGACATGTCAGGGAAGTGGCGCATGCCTGATGGAGCTGAAAATTGTTGTAGAAAATCCACTGGAGATGCATCATATTGTTGTCGAAATCACCGATGTCAATGATCACTCGCCCAGTTTTTCCGAAAAGGAGCAGCGATTTCAGATAGCAGAGCAGACCTCTCCGGGGACGCGGTTTCAATTGCAGGCGGCCCGGGATCCAGATTCTGGGGTGAACGCAATCCGCACTTACACACTATCATCAAATGATCACTTTGATTTAGAAACAAGCCAAAGCGAGGAAGACAAAACACCATTTTTAGTGCTGAAGAAATATTTAGACCGAGAGAAAAGTAAACAACACTCGCTACTTGTTACAGCGGTTGATGGAGGCAAACCTCCGAGATCAGGAACGCTGAACATTTCTGTCATTGTtcttgataataatgataatcgTCCCGTGTTTATTAAGGATACGTATCAAATTGAAATCAATGAGAATGTCCCTGCTGGTACTACAATAACAACAGTGAAAGCGATAGATCCAGACGAAGGGTCTAATGGAGAGATAACGTACAGTCTAAGTAAAGCCCTAATGCGTAAAATTTATGATATATTTGAATTGGATGGTGTCAGTGGACGTATCATTCTGAAGGGAGTCTTGGATTTTGAGGAAAATAGTATTTATAAACTTGATATTGAGGCGTCGGACAAAGGGACACCTCCTTTAACTGGAGGGTGCAGAGTTATTGTAAAGATTAAAGATGTTAATGACAATCCTCCAGAAATAGAAGTGACATCACTGTCAAACACTGTCCCTGAAGATTCAAAGCCTGGAACTGTTATTTCTCTGATCAGTGTGAGTGATAAAGACTCTGGTGTCAACGGAAAAATTATTTTACGCATCAACGCGGGTGTTCCATTTGCATTAAAACCTTCGTATAAGGAGAACATATATTCAATTGTAACTACAGAGTTTTTAGACAGAGAGATGATTTCTGATTATGAAATAATTATACACGCTATTGACTGTGGAGAACCCCCCTTATCTACGACACAAACTTTAAACATTCATATATCAGATGTAAACGATAATTGCCCACATTTTATCCAAAATCCATTTCGTTTTTATTTATCAGAGAACAACATTGCTGGAAAGCCGATATTCTCTGTCACTGCCACTGACAAGGATGCCAATGAAAATGCAGCAATTTCTTTTAATATTGTGAGAGGTGGGAGTGAACATGAGGTAGCGTCCTTTATAAATATCAATTCAGAGAACGGACAAATTTCAGCTCTCAAAAGTTTTGACTTTGAAACTCTGAAAACGTTCCAGTTCCAAGTTGTTGCCTCAGATTCTGGAAGTccgtcactgagcagcaacgtgacagtgaacgtgttcattctggatcagaacgacaacgctccagtcatcctgtatccagtcagctccaacggttctgctgaaggtgtggaggagattccCCGCAATGTGAACGCAGGACACTTGGTGACTAAAGTCAGAGCCTATGATGCTGATATAGGATATAacggctggttgttgttctcactgcagcaagttagtgaccacagtctctttggtttggaccgctacacaggacagatcagaacactgcgctcattcacagagacagacgaggctgagcataaactggtcatactggtcaaagacaatggcaacgtttccctgtcagcaacagctactgtgatggtcaaactggtggagcccaaagaggcttttgctgcttctgacctTCAAAGTTCTGCGAAGGACGATGAGGACAGTCACGTGACTTTTTATCTGATGATCACTTTGGGCTCCGTttcagttctcttcatcatcagcatcatcgtcctGATTGCAATGCAGTGCTCCAAATCCCCAGACTACACTTCTAAATATCTGCCAGAGACTAATTATGATGGAACACTGtgccacagcatccagtacagatcaggagacaaacGCTACATGTTAGTTGGACCCAGGATGAGTATAGGATCTACTATAGTACCAGGCAGCCACGCTAATACGCTGGTGctccctgacaggaggagaaacaatgaggaggtaaGAACATGA